From one Caldichromatium japonicum genomic stretch:
- a CDS encoding DUF2868 domain-containing protein, translated as MDPIEPTDALRHPDGKDRPAHLPDWTAADLIDLEYYLDADERLLRDRPSNRKALAARDRAIYLEQIEPRLTQLAPHTPLHRRLSLRLWLKARRVSEDATVRRLLPGLIFARAQHLGLILLGLLGFVTGVTLTRTLLHYDGHLPVSVPWFVFLLVILQFALSLGAALTWLRRLWRNDRPKIDESWFFNQVLQPAFEHVAHWLQGRQLAHVTRDQRERLLATQGLVRAHFSVYEPLAVLNLFIPLQVFGITFNLGVILTTILLEWFTDIAFGWGTSLSAHPQTIYDLVRLIAAPWGWLFGEGVGYPTLEQIEGSRIYLEQWALLGRGFEPNPEHLRAWRWFLVLAVFTYGLLPRLCLLLGSLAAQYLTLRGLSFTHGRTQALYARMLAPHLDTQTSETGQGSEMYIPTELPAQPRRSALIGPLPAGQIQVGARPWRESQPAVAPSPAQGLTGSGSQPVQPGQAGSLTHTNELGTPLETVGLDQADSSEARAEAGHTGGGDTAPMEPAGGDGEPLQPVAPASADHLAGARALSQPAAEPIAVCRSEGDALVPPLSQVSTEEIPPAPAEPSLEATQAHPAAPRYAADACLVLIHVDIDDLLEPKDRERLADLLQRLSGWRIGATAPCGAGSQMTAQALALIEEGVWESPPPRIAVIQDGSQPPITEYLIFLRELRAAAGPKAQLLLALVGDPDDEDRLPPLRAFDYRDWQAKIDQMADPYLRLEILNPPEEEGKD; from the coding sequence ATGGACCCGATAGAGCCAACCGATGCATTGCGCCACCCCGATGGCAAGGATAGACCTGCGCATCTGCCGGACTGGACCGCTGCCGATCTGATTGATCTGGAATACTATCTCGATGCCGATGAGCGGCTATTACGCGACCGCCCATCGAATCGCAAGGCGCTGGCCGCCCGCGACCGAGCGATCTATCTGGAACAGATCGAACCCCGACTCACCCAGCTTGCCCCCCATACCCCCTTACACCGCCGTTTGAGTCTCCGTCTATGGCTGAAGGCCAGGCGGGTTAGCGAGGATGCTACCGTCCGGCGGCTGTTACCCGGGCTCATCTTTGCCCGCGCTCAACATCTAGGGCTGATCTTGCTTGGGCTGCTCGGCTTTGTCACCGGGGTCACCCTAACCAGGACCTTGCTCCATTATGACGGCCACCTGCCGGTCAGCGTCCCTTGGTTCGTCTTTCTGCTGGTCATCCTCCAGTTTGCGCTATCGCTCGGCGCAGCCCTGACCTGGCTGCGGCGCCTATGGCGCAACGATCGCCCTAAGATCGATGAGTCCTGGTTTTTCAATCAGGTATTGCAGCCGGCGTTTGAGCATGTTGCCCATTGGTTACAGGGGCGGCAATTGGCGCATGTCACCCGCGATCAGCGAGAGCGCCTACTCGCGACCCAGGGCTTGGTGCGTGCCCATTTCAGCGTCTATGAACCCCTGGCGGTCCTCAATCTATTCATCCCGCTCCAGGTCTTCGGGATCACCTTCAATCTAGGAGTGATCCTGACCACCATCCTGCTCGAATGGTTTACCGACATCGCCTTCGGCTGGGGGACCTCGCTCTCGGCCCATCCCCAGACCATCTATGACCTGGTGCGCCTGATCGCCGCCCCCTGGGGCTGGCTATTCGGGGAAGGGGTGGGCTATCCAACCCTCGAGCAGATCGAGGGCTCGCGGATCTATCTGGAACAATGGGCCTTGCTGGGGCGCGGTTTCGAGCCCAATCCCGAGCATCTACGCGCCTGGCGCTGGTTTCTGGTCCTTGCGGTCTTTACTTATGGCCTCCTGCCGCGCTTGTGCCTCCTGCTGGGCTCGCTGGCGGCCCAATATCTTACCCTCCGCGGTCTCAGCTTTACCCACGGACGCACCCAAGCGCTCTATGCGCGTATGCTGGCACCCCACCTGGACACGCAGACCAGCGAGACAGGGCAGGGGAGCGAGATGTATATCCCAACCGAACTGCCTGCACAGCCGCGGCGCTCAGCCTTGATTGGCCCCTTGCCGGCAGGCCAGATCCAGGTTGGCGCACGTCCTTGGCGTGAATCTCAGCCAGCCGTCGCGCCGTCTCCTGCTCAGGGGTTGACAGGGTCAGGCTCTCAGCCCGTCCAGCCAGGACAGGCGGGCTCATTGACGCATACCAACGAGCTTGGCACCCCCTTGGAGACTGTCGGTCTTGATCAGGCAGATTCATCAGAGGCAAGGGCGGAGGCTGGCCATACCGGGGGCGGGGATACAGCACCTATGGAGCCGGCGGGTGGGGACGGCGAGCCACTCCAGCCAGTTGCGCCGGCATCGGCTGACCATCTGGCGGGCGCCAGGGCCCTCTCGCAACCCGCTGCCGAACCCATAGCGGTTTGCCGGTCCGAAGGAGATGCCCTTGTCCCGCCGCTCAGTCAGGTATCGACCGAGGAGATACCTCCTGCTCCAGCCGAGCCGAGCCTTGAAGCAACCCAGGCACATCCAGCCGCGCCGCGCTATGCTGCCGATGCCTGTCTGGTCCTGATCCATGTCGATATCGATGACCTGCTTGAGCCCAAGGACCGCGAGCGCCTCGCCGATCTCTTACAACGTCTCAGCGGCTGGCGGATCGGCGCGACCGCGCCCTGCGGCGCCGGTAGCCAGATGACCGCGCAGGCGCTCGCCCTGATCGAGGAGGGTGTTTGGGAATCGCCCCCGCCGCGGATTGCGGTCATCCAGGACGGTTCCCAGCCGCCGATCACCGAATACCTGATCTTTTTGCGTGAGCTGCGCGCCGCAGCCGGACCCAAGGCCCAGTTGCTCTTGGCGCTGGTGGGCGATCCGGATGACGAGGATCGCCTGCCACCGCTGCGCGCCTTCGACTATCGCGATTGGCAGGCCAAGATCGATCAGATGGCCGACCCCTATCTGCGTCTGGAGATACTGAACCCGCCAGAGGAGGAGGGAAAAGACTGA